From Fusarium oxysporum f. sp. lycopersici 4287 chromosome 10, whole genome shotgun sequence, the proteins below share one genomic window:
- a CDS encoding agc/rsk/rsk-unclassified protein kinase, producing MPSQKTSNGTGQVSHRLRNFFRMNTGGSTGSASSDKDKEKEKEKGSAATTPDPSKSRHTKFFSNTVGRLRAHTVASEGNQLEEAMSPTAHANPYFAHQGQPGLRHHNSDSVPPSPPDTPSLKVQGPDGAPANDQTTSETKEELARRLRRVASAPNAQGLFSKNDPNNERPATAELGKDPLLTSSGALGLIETAKALEAEDKAKHANSDDVLAALPAPNLGMAFRRTYSSNSIKVRNVEVSPSSFDKIKLIGKGDVGKVYLVREKKSSRLYAMKILSKKEMIKRNKIKRALAEQEILATSNHPFIVTLYHSFQSEDYLYLCMEYCSGGEFFRALQTRPGKCIPEEDARFYAAEVTAALEYLHLMGFIYRDLKPENILLHQSGHIMLSDFDLSKQSDPGGKPTMIVGKNGARTDALPTIDTRSCIANFRTNSFVGTEEYIAPEVIKGSGHTSAVDWWTLGILIYEMLYGTTPFKGKNRNATFANILREDIPFPDHTGAPQISNLCKSLIRKLLIKDENRRLGARAGASDIKAHPFFRTTQWALIRHQKPPIVPHAGRGVDTVNFRNVKESESVDLSGSRAMNLKGVPLDSGLATPGGEIADPFLEFNSVTLHHDGDDDHHR from the exons ATGCCGTCTCAAAAGACCTCCAATGGCACCGGCCAGGTGAGCCATCGCCTGCGCAATTTCTTCCGCATGAACACTGGAGGTAGCACCGGCAGTGCTTCTAGCGATaaggacaaggagaaggagaaggaaaagggTTCGGCCGCCACCACTCCCGATCCCTCGAAATCCCGTCATACCAAGTTCTTTAGTAATACCGTCGGCCGTCTGCGCGCGCACACCGTCGCTAGCGAGGGTAACCAGCTGGAGGAAGCCATGAGTCCTACGGCACATGCAAACCCTTATTTCGCCCATCAAGGCCAACCAGGATTGCGTCACCACAATTCCGACTCTGTCCCCCCAAGCCCCCCCGATACACCGAGTCTCAAGGTCCAAGGCCCTGATGGTGCCCCTGCGAACGATCAAACTACCAGCGAAACCAAAGAGGAACTCGCCCGGAGACTTAGAAGAGTCGCCAGTGCACCCAATGCCCAGGGCCTGTTCTCCAAAAACGATCCCAACAATGAGCGTCCCGCGACTGCCGAGCTCGGCAAGGATCCTCTTCTCACAAGTTCAGGCGCATTGGGCCTCATAGAAACGGCTAAGGCTCTGGAGGCCGAAGACAAGGCCAAACATGCCAATTCTGACGATGTTCTTGCTGCTCTTCCTGCTCCTAATCTGGGCATGGCTTTCCGCCGCACCTATAGTTCCAATTCTATCAAGGTTCGAAATGTTGAAGTTAGCCCCTCCAGctttgacaagatcaagcttaTTGGAAAGGGAGATGTTGGAAAGGTGTACCTCGtaagggagaagaagagcagcaggCTTTATGCCATGAAGA TACTAAGCAAGAAGGAAATGATCAAGCGCAACAAGATTAAGCGAGCTTTGGCAGAGCAGGAAATTCTTGCGACAAGTAACCATCCGTTCATTGTTACATTATATCACTCTTTCCAGTCAGAAGACTACCTATACCTGTGTATGGAGTACTGTAGCGGCGGCGAGTTCTTCCGCGCTCTGCAAACACGACCTGGAAAATGCATTCCTGAAGAGGATGCTCGATTCTACGCCGCCGAGGTAACAGCAGCACTGGAATACTTGCATCTTATGGGTTTCATTTACCGAGACCTGAAGCCTGAGA ACATTCTCCTGCACCAATCGGGTCATATCATGCTTTCAGACTTCGACTTGTCCAAGCAGTCAGACCCTGGTGGCAAGCCGACCATGATCGTCGGCAAGAACGGAGCCCGTACCGACGCTCTCCCAACTATCGACACTCGTTCATGTATCGCTAACTTCCGCACGAATTCTTTTGTTGGCACAGAAGAGTACATTGCGCCAGAAGTGATTAAGGGCAGCGGTCACACAAGTGCGGTCGATTGGTGGACATTGGGTATCCTTATTTACGAAATGCTTTACGGCACAACACccttcaagggcaagaacCGAAACGCAACTTTCGCAAATATCCTTAGAGAGGATATTCCATTCCCCGACCATACCGGTGCACCACAGATCTCAAA CCTCTGCAAGTCTTTGATAAGGAAACTActcatcaaggatgagaaccGACGACTGGGCGCCCGAGCTGGCGCATCAGATATCAAGGCGCATCCATTCTTCAGAACGACACAATGGGCACTCATTCGACACCAAAAACCACCGATTGTTCCTCACGCGGGCCGAGGAGTTGATACAGTCAACTTCCGAAACGTCAAGGAAAGCGAGAGTGTCGACTTGTCAGGATCAAGGGCGATGAACCTAAAGGGAGTTCCGTTGGACAGTGGACTGGCAACTCCTGGTGGTGAAATTGCCGACCCGTTCCTCGAGTTCAACAGTGTCACTCTGCATCACGATGGCGACGACGATCATCACCGTTGA
- a CDS encoding ATPase gives MAVDCPICNKPVKSSEINSHIDSGCESFIIDKEKAPTPPQSQTPQSNSQKRSASNFFSTPAPKRQAASENRTATPVNGALQPIAGKKRTFEEGPGHGVASFKDAEETTNGENANGTSTWSPNTEQDGRAAKKTKTQRAAPLAERMRPRNLDEVCGQDLVGPNGVLRSLIESNQVPSMILWGASGTGKTTIARCIARMVGSRFIELNATSTGVSECKKYFQEAMNDLALTGRKTIIFCDEIHRFNKAQQDVFLKPVEAGTVTLIGATTENPSFKVANALLSRCRTFTLQSLTAEDVVRILQRAIKEEESVYPQTPLLDEAMVTYLARFADGDARTALNLLELALSLTTREGITQEDIKAALTKTLVYDRAGDQHYDTISAFHKSVRGNDADAALYYLARMLQSGEDPLFIARRMVVIASEDVGLADNTLLPLATATYTATQQIGMPEARIPLAHCTVALCNAPKSTKAYRALNNAYAALREPGVAGLPVPLHLRNAPTRLMRDMGYGAEYKYPPNYRDGQVKQTYLPDELVGRRFVEDRDLGTEVDPDLEMDGT, from the coding sequence ATGGCGGTCGACTGCCCCATCTGCAACAAGCCTGTCAAATCGTCCGAGATCAACAGCCACATCGACTCAGGATGCGAGAGCTTCATCATAGACAAAGAGAAGGCCCCGACACCACCGCAATCACAGACACCACAAAGTAACTCTCAGAAACGAAGCGCTTCTAACTTCTTCTCTACGCCCGCGCCCAAACGACAAGCTGCCTCAGAGAACCGAACAGCGACTCCCGTCAACGGAGCATTACAACCCATAGCAGGGAAGAAAAGGACTTTCGAAGAAGGCCCAGGTCATGGGGTAGCAAGCTTCAAGGATGCGGAAGAGACGACGAACGGCGAGAATGCCAACGGAACGAGTACTTGGTCTCCAAATACTGAGCAGGATGGAAGAGCGgcgaagaagacaaagacacAACGAGCTGCGCCTTTGGCCGAACGAATGCGACCACGAAACCTCGACGAAGTATGCGGACAAGATCTAGTCGGACCAAATGGTGTGCTGCGCTCTCTGATCGAGTCGAACCAAGTACCCTCGATGATTCTCTGGGGTGCTTCAGGCACAGGAAAGACGACAATAGCACGATGTATCGCTCGTATGGTCGGCAGTCGGTTCATCGAACTCAATGCGACAAGTACAGGAGTCAGCGAGTGCAAGAAATACTTCCAAGAGGCGATGAATGATCTTGCTCTTACTGGTCGCAAGACCATAATATTTTGTGACGAGATTCATCGCTTCAATAAGGCCCAGCAAGACGTGTTCCTCAAGCCTGTTGAGGCCGGTACTGTGACGCTCATCGGCGCAACTACAGAGAACCCTTCTTTCAAGGTGGCAAATGCTTTGCTCTCCCGATGTCGTACCTTTACGTTGCAGTCTCTTACAGCAGAGGATGTAGTACGCATTTTACAGCGGGCaatcaaggaggaagaatcAGTTTATCCGCAAACACCATTATTGGACGAAGCTATGGTGACCTACCTGGCACGCTTTGCGGATGGTGATGCTCGTACTGCCTTGAACCTCCTCGAGCTCGCCCTTTCGCTCACAACTCGTGAGGGTATCACACAAGAAGATATCAAAGCCGCCCTTACCAAGACTCTCGTTTATGACCGTGCAGGCGACCAACATTACGATACTATTTCTGCTTTCCACAAGTCGGTCCGTGGAAACGATGCAGATGCGGCACTCTACTATCTTGCTCGCATGCTCCAATCCGGCGAGGACCCCTTATTCATCGCCCGCCGCATGGTTGTCATTGCCTCCGAAGACGTTGGCCTGGCGGATAACACCCTCCTACCACTTGCTACGGCAACATACACAGCCACACAACAAATTGGCATGCCAGAAGCTAGGATACCTCTGGCACACTGTACTGTTGCGCTATGTAATGCGCCCAAGAGCACCAAGGCCTACCGTGCTCTCAACAATGCCTACGCAGCCCTACGCGAACCAGGTGTGGCCGGTCTTCCTGTACCTCTGCATCTGCGCAATGCTCCTACAAGACTCATGCGTGACATGGGATATGGCGCTGAGTACAAGTATCCACCAAATTACCGTGATGGACAGGTGAAGCAGACATATTTACCCGACGAACTTGTTGGACGTCGGTTTGTTGAGGACCGGGATCTAGGAACAGAAGTTGATccagatcttgagatggaCGGAACATAG
- a CDS encoding seryl-tRNA synthetase — translation MNRTLSRLRCRALHPRLNALLARSFADVKRPPSAPKPIVDIKHIRQHAELYQQTCVERNYRNQAQNPAKILELHARWQDLQRQGRALRERSNLLRRQLANPATSSDDEDLKEVRQLTREQIQEEARQLKQDLSAIEKGESQAVTQMEELALELPNLTHPDTPKGSDFEVMSYINDPPTFKESPEDKIWRSHVHIGSELGIFDFAGAATASGWGWYYLLGEAAQLEQALVQYALAVATRHGWTQVSPPSMVYSHIGAACGFQPRDLNGEQQVYTIAQSAEDAERGVPEMCLTGTSEIALAGMKANTTLDSEDLPLKRVAVSRCYRAEAGARGADTKGLYRVHEFTKVEMFAWTAPDEDVAQELFDEMLDLQTEILSSLGLYCRILSMPSHDLGASATRKIDMEAFFPSRRDNWGEVTSASMCTDYQTRRLGTRTRIDGKLAFPWTSNGTALAVPRVIAAILENGWDEEAKTVTIPECLRPWMDGKEKIGLGGRRSSVDRV, via the coding sequence ATGAACAGGACATTATCGCGCCTACGGTGTCGCGCTCTACACCCGAGGCTCAATGCACTATTGGCTCGCAGTTTCGCAGATGTGAAGCGGCCTCCTTCGGCGCCAAAACCCATCGTCGATATCAAGCACATCAGACAACACGCAGAACTTTATCAGCAGACTTGTGTAGAGCGCAATTATCGTAATCAGGCGCAAAACCCAGCTAAAATTCTAGAGCTTCATGCGAGATGGCAGGATCTTCAGCGGCAGGGTCGCGCATTGCGTGAGAGGTCGAATTTGTTGAGGAGACAGCTTGCGAATCCGGCGACGagcagcgatgatgaggatctcAAGGAAGTGCGCCAATTGACCCGTGAGCAGATCCAAGAGGAGGCGCGACAACTCAAGCAGGATCTTTCGGCAATTGAAAAGGGAGAATCGCAGGCTGTTACGCAAATGGAGGAGTTGGCGCTCGAGTTACCTAATCTCACTCATCCTGATACTCCAAAGGGAAGCGATTTTGAGGTTATGAGCTATATCAACGACCCACCCACTTTTAAGGAATCACCTGAGGATAAAATCTGGCGATCTCATGTTCACATTGGTTCTGAGCTTGGTATCTTTGATtttgctggtgctgctacTGCTTCCGGTTGGGGTTGGTATTATCTACTTGGCGAGGCTGCTCAGCTGGAGCAAGCCTTGGTTCAGTATGCCCTTGCTGTCGCAACTCGTCATGGCTGGACGCAAGTGTCACCTCCTAGCATGGTATACAGTCACATTGGCGCCGCCTGTGGATTCCAGCCTCGCGATCTAAACGGCGAGCAACAAGTCTACACTATCGCCCAGTCAGCTGAAGACGCTGAGCGTGGCGTCCCTGAGATGTGCCTCACTGGAACATCTGAAATTGCCCTAGCAGGAATGAAGGCAAACACTACCCTTGATTCCGAAGACCTACCTCTCAAGCGAGTTGCCGTCTCTCGCTGCTATCGCGCCGAAGCCGGAGCCCGTGGTGCCGACACCAAGGGTCTATACCGAGTGCACGAGTTCACCAAGGTGGAAATGTTCGCATGGACAGCACCAGACGAGGATGTCGCTCAGGAACTCTTTGACGAGATGCTCGACTTGCAGACCGAGATTCTTTCTTCACTCGGCCTTTACTGCCGTATCCTCTCTATGCCCTCCCACGACCTCGGCGCATCAGCCACCCGCAAGATCGACATGGAGGCTTTCTTCCCCAGCCGTCGCGACAACTGGGGCGAAGTCACATCAGCAAGTATGTGCACCGACTACCAAACCCGCCGCCTCGGCACACGAACACGCATTGATGGCAAGCTCGCCTTCCCCTGGACTTCCAATGGTACTGCCTTGGCTGTTCCTCGTGTGATAGCAGCTATTCTTGAGAATGGCTGGGATGAAGAGGCGAAGACTGTTACGATCCCCGAGTGCTTGCGgccatggatggatggaaaagaaaagattgGCCTTGGTGGACGTCGTTCGAGCGTGGATCGCGTGTAA